The Prunus persica cultivar Lovell chromosome G8, Prunus_persica_NCBIv2, whole genome shotgun sequence genome includes a region encoding these proteins:
- the LOC18768324 gene encoding WAT1-related protein At1g44800, with translation MAPVVCPYMVYMRFKPHLLMVLIQIGYTFLYFITAASFDHGMNPHVFVTYRHIVGGLVMFPFAYFLERKVRPKLTLALFLEIFVLSLLGVSLTLNIYFASLKYTSPTFVTSIANTIPSLTFLIAVILRLEAVDVMSPHGIAKVFGTLLSLAGVMTMTLYRGPTVQSFPGASVHIRSDSVHKNWTKGSILIVASCISWSIWFIMQGITLKKYPAQLSLTTWINCVGAAQSAVFTVIIEHKQAAWSISYNNEFWSILYAGIVCSGIAIFVQLWCIKQKGPVFVTMFSPLATSLVAVMAYFILGETLHVGRILGAVIIIIGLYLVLWGKDIDENHSRPQDQAILTSDELKKPKIQMEPLAESQVLETDLEKKGAIVG, from the exons ATGGCACCAGTAGTATGTCCATACATGGTCTACATGAGATTTAAGCCACATCTTCTCATGGTTTTGATACAGATCGGCTATACGTTTCTCTACTTTATAACCGCTGCATCCTTCGATCACGGGATGAACCCTCATGTCTTTGTAACCTATAGACATATAGTAGGTGGCTTAGTGATGTTTCCATTTGCCTATTTTCTTGAAAG AAAAGTAAGGCCAAAGTTGACACTAGCATTGTTTCTGGAGATATTTGTACTTTCTCTGCTAGG GGTTAGCTTAAcccttaatatatattttgcaaGCTTGAAGTACACTTCTCCAACCTTTGTCACATCAATTGCTAACACCATTCCATCCCTGACTTTTCTAATTGCTGTCATACTCAG GCTGGAGGCTGTAGACGTTATGAGTCCCCATGGAATAGCTAAAGTCTTCGGAACCTTACTATCTTTGGCTGGGGTCATGACCATGACCTTGTACAGAGGACCTACTGTGCAAAGCTTCCCAGGCGCTTCAGTACACATCAGAAGTGATTCTGTTCACAAAAACTGGACGAAAGGATCAATCCTAATCGTTGCAAGTTGTATATCGTGGTCCATATGGTTCATAATGCAG GGAATCACATTGAAGAAATATCCTGCACAACTGTCTCTAACCACATGGATAAATTGTGTTGGGGCAGCACAATCGGCTGTTTTCACAGTAATTATAGAACACAAACAGGCAGCTTGGAGCATTTCGTACAACAATGAGTTCTGGTCTATCCTATATGCT GGAATTGTATGCTCAGGTATCGCAATCTTCGTTCAACTGTGgtgcataaaacaaaaaggaccAGTTTTTGTGACCATGTTCAGTCCCCTTGCAACATCATTGGTGGCAGTTATGGCGTACTTCATTCTCGGCGAAACACTGCATGTTGGCAG AATACTTGGAGCAGTCATTATCATCATTGGACTATACTTGGTTTTATGGGGCAAAGATATAGATGAAAATCATAGCAGGCCCCAAGATCAAGCTATATTGACTAGTGATGAGCTGAAGAAACCCAAGATACAAATGGAACCTTTAGCAGAATCACAGGTCCTCGAAACGGACCTTGAGAAGAAAGGTGCAATTGTTGGTTGA